Proteins co-encoded in one Uloborus diversus isolate 005 chromosome 9, Udiv.v.3.1, whole genome shotgun sequence genomic window:
- the LOC129229727 gene encoding ATP-binding cassette sub-family F member 3-like translates to MGAYISVQIEVQSQKGKPSEEYRRQLGCFGVTGDLALQSVASLSGGQKSRVAFAAMAMLHPHFLILDEPTNHLDVETVEALGIALQHFTGGVVLVSHDEQLIELVCQELWICKNGSVSTISGGFSQYRKLVEDELAAQT, encoded by the exons ATGGGGGCTTACATCAGTGTTCAAATAGAGGTGCAGAGCCAGAAAG GTAAGCCTTCTGAAGAATACCGAAGGCAGCTGGGGTGTTTTGGTGTCACAGGAGATTTAGCCTTGCAGTCTGTTGCTAGCCTCTCCGGTGGCCAGAAAAGTAGAGTAGCTTTTGCAGCTATGGCCATGCTCCA tCCGCACTTTCTAATATTAGATGAACCTACGAATCATCTTGATGTGGAGACTGTAGAAGCATTAGGAATAGCTCTTCAACATTTCACG ggaGGAGTAGTGTTAGTCTCCCACGACGAACAATTAATTGAACTGGTATGTCAAGAATTGTGGATCTGTAAAAATGGTTCCGTGTCAACTATATCAGGAGGATTCTCGCAATATAGGAAGCTAGTTGAAGATGAACTAGCTGCACAAACATAG